Genomic segment of Actinomycetota bacterium:
GGCTGTCCGTAGCTGGGGGCCTCGCTGAGGCGTACATTGCGAGGTATTACGGTTATAAACGTCTCGTTCGGGTACTGTTTTCTCACTTCCTCCATGACCTGCTTGGATATGTTGGTGCGCGCGTCGTGCATGGTCAGCAGGATCCCACCGATACGCAGGTCGGGATTGAGGTAAACCCTTATCTTCTCTATGGTGCGCAGCAGCAGCACCAGTCCCTCCAGGGCATAATATTCGCACTGGATGGGGATCATCACTTCGTCCGCTGCCGCCAGGGCATTCACGGTGAGGAGTCCGAGTGACGGCGGGCAGTCGATGAGTATGATATCGTAGTTTTTCCGTACTGGTTCCAGGCCCTTCTTCAGGCGCCCCTCGCGAGAGTATACCGATACCAGCTCCACCTCGGCGCCCGCTAGGCGGAGCGAGGACGGGGCCAAGTCTAAACCCTCAGTAGAGGTCTGGACTATGATGTCCTCCAAAGGGATCTCGTTGACCAGCACATCGTAGATCTGTCCGTCGCTCGAGAGGGTGCTCGCTCCGAGGCCGCTGGTGGCATTGCTCTGCGGGTCGAGGTCCACCACCAGGACGCGCTGCCCCTCCATGGCAAGATAGGCCCCCAGGTTTATCGCAGTCGTGCTCTTCCCCACCCCGCCCTTCTGGTTGGCTATAGCCACTATCCTTGCATGATCCGGTACGCCCTCATTCTCGGCCTCTTCCGCCCCGCTCTCGGCGCCGGGCACCATCTCCGCGGCCGCTTCCCGCGTGGTCTCTCCGACTTTCTCCGCCATCTCTTCCCCCGGCTCGCCCGCCGTTGACGTTTCCCCCGTCACCGCCGCCATTCCGGTCTCTTCCATCTCCATAGGTCCTCACCTCGCGACTGGAATCTCCCGTGGCACCATCACCAGCTGGGTTTTTGCCGCGTACTCAGCGGCCTGTCTTTTCCAAAACCACCAGGTAGTTATCCCTTCCCACCAAGCGCTGCGTTGATTTAATGGTCTGCAGTCCATATCCCTTATCTTCCAGTGCCAACGATTCTCTTCTTATCCTTTCAGCCTCTGTTTTCCCCACGAAGAGCACCAGCCTGCCGCCCTCGCACAATAGCGGCCGCGCCATCCTGTACATGCGCGATGGGTCCATCACGGCGCGGGCTATCCCTATCTCATAGGCATTGAGCTGGTCTTCTTCCTTGACCATCTCCTCCATGCGAGCCGCATACACCCTCACGTCATCCAGTTCGAGTATGCGGCAGATATGCCTCATAAACGTTACCTTTTTCCTCTGGGCTTCCATCAGGGCCAGCGGAAATCCCCCGACTGCCAGGTACAACGGGATTCCTGGCAGTCCTGCTCCGCTGCCTATATCCAACACCTCCTTTCCTCCCTCTAGCAGCCCCCGTACACTCAAGGGGGTCAGGGCATCCTTTATCAGCTCTATCAGCCCCTCTACCCCCACTTTTCTTCCGACGAGATTGTATGCTTTATTCCATTTTCGCAGCTCGTTGGCGTACGTAATCATCTTTTTTGCGTTTTCTTCGCTGATCTCGCAACCTATTCTGTCTGCAGTCTTGAGCACCGCCTCCATCAGTTTTTCGGAAAGCTCGTCTCTCTCGACCACCATCATGCCCGTTCTTTCTTGTTCTTTCGTTTTTCTTTCGCCGTTCGCCTTTTTATTTAAGTTTCTTTGTTTGTCTTTGCTTTCCTTTTTTATTCTGGGGTCTATTGGTCGAGCGTCCCTTCCTCCAGGGCTATCTAGCATTGTTTCACGTGAAACAATGCTCTCGCCTTGTGCCCGCTCATGCCCTGCTCTTGCGTTTTAGGCGTTTTCTTTGTTGATGCGTTTCATTATAGCACTCCATAAAAGTCCTGCCACTACAATCGCCTGTTTTTTGTTTCACGTGAAACGCGCATATCTCGACCCTGTTTTCCAGGTCTCCCGTGCGATTTCGCCCGGTTTGACCCTGTTCTTCGTCTTTCTGTCCCTATATATCCTGCATACCACCCCCTTTATCTTGATAGGCTCTTCCCAGGTACCTTTTTGCTTCCTTTAATAAATGTGGGCTTTTATGCCGCGACATTCCCGGAAATGCGCTTTTGTGCGCTCTTGGGGATGCGGCCCTGGTTCGTGGTCCGACATTCAATCCCCCGAGGGCCCTTTTGCCATATATCTATTCATGCAATTTTGCCGGATGAGCCCGTCAGGATACTTATGGCAAGGCTCTACCTGAGGTAACGGTTGATACTTTCACCTGTGCTCTGCCCTTTTTCCCTTTAAGGTCCGGGTTTTCTTGTTTCTTCGCTCCCGCTTCCCAGAGAGGATAAACGCCGCTCTACGGGTATGGCCGTCCTTCTTAACCCGCCATACAGGGATGAAACCGGCTTAAAAACATATAGTTCGGAGCCGAAAAAGCAGTAAAACAACGCGTTTTTCTTTCTGGCAGCGAGAAACGGTTTATCTCGTGGTGGTTTTTAGCTCGTAACCCTGCGTCGCGCCGAGGGGATTGGGGTGAAAGGGGCTCGTGCTTGCGGCGCGGCGCTGGTGTCTCTCGTCTGTCCCCGCTGCGGACCTCCCATTGCGCATATCTGCACAGCCACTCCGGTGCCTTGCCCATGATCGACATGCTGCTCGCCATGTCCGCATGTGCAATCACCTACACCATGTGCCCTTATTTCAGCGTAA
This window contains:
- the rsmG gene encoding 16S rRNA (guanine(527)-N(7))-methyltransferase RsmG, which produces MMVVERDELSEKLMEAVLKTADRIGCEISEENAKKMITYANELRKWNKAYNLVGRKVGVEGLIELIKDALTPLSVRGLLEGGKEVLDIGSGAGLPGIPLYLAVGGFPLALMEAQRKKVTFMRHICRILELDDVRVYAARMEEMVKEEDQLNAYEIGIARAVMDPSRMYRMARPLLCEGGRLVLFVGKTEAERIRRESLALEDKGYGLQTIKSTQRLVGRDNYLVVLEKTGR
- a CDS encoding AAA family ATPase, producing the protein MEMEETGMAAVTGETSTAGEPGEEMAEKVGETTREAAAEMVPGAESGAEEAENEGVPDHARIVAIANQKGGVGKSTTAINLGAYLAMEGQRVLVVDLDPQSNATSGLGASTLSSDGQIYDVLVNEIPLEDIIVQTSTEGLDLAPSSLRLAGAEVELVSVYSREGRLKKGLEPVRKNYDIILIDCPPSLGLLTVNALAAADEVMIPIQCEYYALEGLVLLLRTIEKIRVYLNPDLRIGGILLTMHDARTNISKQVMEEVRKQYPNETFITVIPRNVRLSEAPSYGQPISQYDPLSRGALAYQDLAKEVISHG